In a single window of the Phaeobacter sp. G2 genome:
- a CDS encoding glucose 1-dehydrogenase, which yields MGLLKNKYAIVTGAASARGLGKATAQMFAEHGATIAILDLDADAAKAAAADLGEGHVGLACNVTDKDACNAAIQTLMDSWGRIDILVNNAGITQPLKIMEIEPQNYDAVTDVNLRGTLYVSQAVIPGMIAQKSGSIVNLSSVSAQRGGGIFGGPHYSAAKAGVLGLTKAMARELAPDNVRVNAICPGFIATDITAGKLTADQQQMVLDGIPMGRAGAASDVAGCALFLASDLSAYCTGTEVDVNGGSLIH from the coding sequence ATGGGGCTTCTGAAGAACAAGTACGCCATTGTGACCGGCGCGGCCTCGGCCCGAGGTCTCGGCAAGGCGACAGCGCAAATGTTCGCCGAACACGGCGCAACAATCGCCATTCTGGATCTCGACGCGGACGCGGCAAAGGCCGCAGCGGCGGACCTCGGAGAGGGTCATGTCGGTCTCGCCTGTAACGTCACTGACAAAGATGCCTGCAATGCGGCAATCCAGACGCTGATGGACAGCTGGGGCCGGATTGACATTCTGGTCAACAACGCCGGGATCACCCAGCCACTCAAGATCATGGAGATCGAGCCGCAGAACTATGACGCGGTGACAGACGTGAACCTGCGCGGCACGCTTTATGTGAGCCAGGCCGTCATCCCTGGGATGATAGCGCAGAAATCCGGCTCCATCGTCAACCTGTCGTCCGTCTCTGCGCAGCGCGGCGGCGGTATTTTTGGCGGGCCGCATTATTCCGCAGCCAAAGCCGGTGTCCTTGGTCTGACCAAGGCAATGGCGCGTGAGCTGGCCCCCGACAACGTGCGCGTGAATGCCATCTGTCCCGGCTTCATCGCCACTGACATCACAGCAGGTAAGCTGACCGCTGATCAGCAACAGATGGTGCTGGACGGCATTCCCATGGGCCGAGCCGGAGCGGCGTCAGACGTCGCAGGCTGCGCCTTGTTTCTAGCGTCTGACCTTTCGGCCTACTGCACAGGCACTGAGGTCGACGTCAATGGAGGCTCTTTGATACACTGA
- a CDS encoding TRAP transporter substrate-binding protein, whose protein sequence is MKTTLMAVLATTTLLAGTAQADEIIFAHGSNPGNPRYVAAEEFAELFTACTGGEHTVNVAASATMGDDSEMLTSATAGVINITANSQGAMSQIVPEVGLLGLPFLFKDLPTAWAVLDGEVGDMIDARANNAGLKVLGFWDNGIRNVTHTEKGVPTPADLSGMQIRTPPDQMTVDIFEALGASPAPLAWSELPTALQSGVFDGQENPLVNIYSANLHEITPYVTLTGHKYESTPVVAGLAWWSGLDEATQTCVTDAVAEAGEMQRSLVLASDEELRPTMEAEGAIFAEADKAAYQEATQSVYDQYAEQYPELVAALREAAGL, encoded by the coding sequence ATGAAGACAACGCTAATGGCTGTACTGGCCACCACAACCCTACTCGCCGGCACCGCTCAAGCCGACGAGATTATTTTCGCCCACGGCTCCAACCCGGGTAACCCTCGCTATGTTGCAGCCGAGGAGTTCGCCGAACTCTTTACTGCTTGTACGGGCGGCGAGCACACCGTCAACGTGGCAGCCTCTGCTACGATGGGTGACGACTCCGAGATGCTGACCTCTGCCACGGCAGGTGTCATCAACATCACCGCCAACAGCCAAGGCGCAATGAGCCAGATCGTACCGGAAGTGGGCCTCTTGGGGCTGCCCTTCCTGTTCAAGGATCTGCCGACTGCTTGGGCCGTGCTTGACGGCGAAGTCGGTGACATGATCGACGCACGCGCCAACAACGCAGGCCTCAAGGTTTTGGGTTTCTGGGACAACGGCATCCGGAACGTCACACACACTGAGAAGGGCGTTCCAACTCCTGCTGACCTGTCGGGCATGCAGATCCGCACTCCTCCCGATCAGATGACGGTCGACATTTTTGAGGCTCTGGGCGCATCTCCAGCTCCTTTGGCATGGTCAGAACTGCCGACCGCGCTGCAATCCGGTGTCTTCGACGGGCAGGAAAACCCGCTTGTGAACATCTACTCGGCCAACCTTCACGAAATTACCCCCTACGTCACACTGACCGGCCACAAGTACGAATCCACGCCAGTCGTCGCGGGCCTGGCCTGGTGGTCGGGCCTTGACGAGGCGACGCAAACCTGTGTCACCGACGCCGTGGCCGAAGCCGGCGAGATGCAGCGAAGCCTGGTACTGGCCTCTGACGAGGAGCTGCGGCCGACGATGGAAGCCGAAGGCGCGATCTTCGCCGAAGCCGACAAGGCGGCATATCAAGAAGCAACGCAGTCCGTCTACGACCAGTACGCGGAGCAGTACCCTGAGCTCGTTGCGGCACTGCGCGAAGCGGCGGGCCTTTGA
- a CDS encoding TRAP transporter small permease yields MSAGDRKPPENGGKGQNSPFLSLARGATNVLDWSGRIIVAACLALMFVALLVNVILRYALGSGIPWASEIHAILLPWLVAGGLVIASARGRNIAITLLSDLLRGRALLGLNLIIQAIILIIAISVLWTSQPILKASQFQTLSTLGIKQVWGYSSLVYAFAAIAIIAALNLFRALSGDDVVNHDPQHASLS; encoded by the coding sequence ATGTCCGCCGGGGACCGCAAGCCCCCAGAGAATGGCGGGAAGGGGCAGAACAGCCCCTTCCTCAGCCTGGCTCGCGGGGCTACTAACGTACTGGACTGGAGCGGCCGGATCATCGTGGCAGCCTGTCTCGCGTTAATGTTCGTAGCACTTCTCGTCAATGTGATCCTACGCTACGCTCTTGGCTCCGGCATCCCATGGGCTTCTGAAATACATGCGATCCTGCTGCCTTGGTTGGTGGCTGGTGGGCTCGTGATTGCTTCGGCGCGCGGGCGCAATATTGCGATCACGCTGCTTTCTGATTTGCTGAGAGGCCGGGCGCTTCTCGGACTCAATCTGATCATCCAAGCGATTATCCTGATCATTGCTATTAGTGTTCTCTGGACCAGCCAGCCAATTCTAAAGGCCTCGCAGTTCCAGACCCTGTCGACCCTCGGCATAAAGCAGGTTTGGGGGTATTCGAGTCTTGTCTACGCTTTCGCGGCCATAGCGATCATTGCCGCGCTCAACCTCTTTAGGGCGCTGTCCGGCGATGATGTTGTCAATCACGATCCCCAACACGCAAGCCTGAGCTGA
- a CDS encoding TRAP transporter large permease: MTAPLVWIFFILLAISVPVAHAMLGGVAAALWLDGKPMAVIAQRLYTPTQSFPMLAIPFFILAGNLMMSGKFGVYLVNIARLIVGNFKGGLGQVSIIGSVMFGGVSGSAVADASALGNALIPVQKKEGYPAGFSAAINSASSTVSVLIPPSIPLILFGLVSNVSIVDLFIAGILPGVMLGVGMFAAVAVVAGRKNLPRSPLEGGFRAFKPQIFAAIPALLMPIFVIGTLRFGVATPTEVSVMAVAYALLVSGLVYRDLTWRGIWQASVDTGLMTGAVMIIIMASSTIQWVLTAERVPQELAEWVQLTFSEPWMVILALNVVMLIVGAFLDLPAAVLLLGPLFVTIGNAIGLDLVQLGLMMVVNLAIGLYTPPVGTTLFISSAISGASIGQTVKWLLPFYGVAIVVLLLISYVPALTIY, translated from the coding sequence ATGACCGCTCCCCTCGTTTGGATTTTCTTCATTCTGCTGGCGATTTCGGTCCCTGTCGCCCATGCCATGCTGGGCGGGGTCGCTGCTGCGCTCTGGCTCGACGGCAAGCCGATGGCAGTGATCGCACAGCGACTCTATACGCCGACACAAAGCTTCCCAATGTTGGCGATCCCGTTCTTCATCCTCGCCGGCAACCTGATGATGTCGGGCAAGTTCGGCGTCTATCTCGTCAATATCGCACGACTGATTGTCGGCAATTTCAAAGGGGGGCTCGGCCAGGTCTCGATCATCGGTTCGGTGATGTTTGGCGGCGTGTCCGGCTCGGCGGTGGCCGATGCCTCCGCGCTTGGTAATGCGCTGATCCCGGTGCAGAAGAAAGAAGGCTATCCGGCCGGGTTTTCGGCCGCGATCAACTCGGCCTCGTCGACCGTGTCGGTCCTGATCCCGCCGTCTATTCCGCTGATCCTGTTTGGCCTCGTGTCCAATGTCTCAATCGTTGACCTGTTCATCGCCGGTATCCTGCCGGGTGTCATGCTCGGCGTTGGTATGTTCGCGGCAGTCGCGGTGGTGGCGGGAAGAAAGAACCTGCCGCGCTCACCGCTCGAAGGCGGCTTCCGGGCGTTCAAGCCGCAGATTTTCGCGGCGATCCCCGCGCTGCTTATGCCTATCTTCGTGATCGGCACCCTGCGCTTCGGTGTCGCCACGCCGACCGAGGTCAGCGTCATGGCGGTGGCCTATGCACTCCTGGTGTCCGGCCTTGTCTATCGCGACCTCACATGGCGTGGAATCTGGCAGGCTTCGGTCGACACCGGGCTGATGACCGGCGCGGTCATGATCATCATCATGGCATCCTCCACGATACAGTGGGTTCTGACTGCCGAGCGAGTCCCACAGGAGCTTGCTGAATGGGTACAACTGACCTTCTCAGAACCCTGGATGGTTATCCTTGCCTTGAATGTGGTGATGCTGATCGTTGGCGCGTTTCTCGATCTGCCTGCCGCAGTTCTTCTTCTCGGCCCACTATTCGTCACGATCGGCAATGCGATCGGTCTGGACCTTGTGCAGCTTGGTCTGATGATGGTCGTCAACTTGGCGATCGGTCTTTACACCCCGCCTGTTGGCACGACTTTGTTCATATCCTCGGCGATCTCGGGTGCGAGTATTGGCCAGACCGTGAAGTGGTTGCTGCCGTTCTACGGTGTGGCAATCGTGGTCCTTTTGCTCATCTCTTACGTACCCGCCTTGACGATTTACTAA
- a CDS encoding LysR family transcriptional regulator, with protein sequence MRDINIRATEYFESVARLGTVTKAAQELGVSPSAVSQQLRILEEQFGVKLFRREKRRLILTLDGDRLFQTTTQAFSAIRNARGAISRQRDTRNLTLRVSPSFGVRWLGPKIANFATENPDWNIRIDATPDFTAFDTEAVDFDLRYGLGGWTGLTVNNVMHDLVLPLCSPDYLASLQEHSDDPREQIKAARLIDSVKMLYRWDLWLASNKIEIEGLTYPFRFDRSSMSIELAKQGGGLALDSVTLCLPELQRGELVPFSTKFDVIDFPAYWFVCPPRHFNRRIVSRFASWLQSSADEHEAAARKFLTGLGCSFRPESGPELIDVKPWGI encoded by the coding sequence ATGCGTGACATAAACATCAGAGCAACCGAATACTTCGAATCCGTGGCGCGGCTCGGGACGGTTACGAAGGCCGCGCAGGAACTCGGCGTATCCCCATCGGCCGTAAGCCAGCAACTACGAATCCTAGAAGAGCAATTTGGCGTCAAACTTTTTCGCCGCGAAAAACGACGGCTTATTCTGACACTGGACGGAGATCGGCTGTTTCAAACCACGACCCAGGCCTTCAGTGCCATCCGAAACGCCCGAGGCGCGATCTCGCGCCAGCGGGATACACGCAATCTGACCCTTCGGGTCAGCCCCAGCTTCGGCGTTCGTTGGCTTGGTCCAAAAATCGCAAATTTTGCGACAGAAAATCCCGACTGGAACATCCGCATTGACGCAACGCCCGACTTCACCGCATTCGATACCGAGGCGGTCGATTTTGACCTGCGCTACGGTTTGGGCGGTTGGACGGGCCTGACAGTCAACAACGTCATGCATGATCTTGTGCTTCCGCTGTGCAGTCCGGATTACCTTGCTTCGTTGCAGGAACACTCCGACGATCCGCGCGAACAGATCAAGGCGGCGCGCCTGATCGACAGCGTGAAGATGCTGTATCGTTGGGATCTATGGCTTGCTTCGAACAAGATCGAGATCGAGGGCCTAACATATCCTTTTCGCTTCGACCGATCCTCGATGTCGATTGAACTGGCAAAGCAGGGCGGCGGGCTTGCGCTTGACAGCGTGACGCTCTGCCTGCCGGAACTGCAGCGCGGTGAGCTTGTACCGTTCTCGACGAAATTCGACGTTATAGATTTCCCGGCCTATTGGTTCGTTTGTCCGCCACGCCACTTCAACCGCCGGATCGTGAGCCGATTTGCGAGCTGGCTTCAGTCCAGTGCAGACGAGCACGAAGCGGCCGCGCGCAAGTTTCTGACCGGCTTGGGGTGCAGCTTCCGGCCCGAATCCGGGCCGGAACTGATCGATGTGAAACCCTGGGGTATTTAG
- a CDS encoding MarR family transcriptional regulator, which translates to MSSPHPVQSYLSYSLATAHRKVHGALSKRLREFNVQVEAWRVMEILEAGAKLTMGDLAEAVLMNPPTLTKLVDRMVSDGIVHRQMASVDQRQVNLVLTDLGRKRVEQIREQARLEDDAIFNKIGSEKADLLRKILGELVS; encoded by the coding sequence ATGTCGAGCCCACACCCAGTTCAATCCTACCTGTCCTACTCGCTCGCAACGGCGCACCGCAAAGTTCACGGTGCGCTGAGTAAACGGTTGAGGGAGTTTAACGTTCAGGTAGAAGCTTGGCGCGTGATGGAAATTCTCGAAGCCGGCGCAAAACTGACGATGGGAGACCTGGCAGAGGCTGTCTTGATGAACCCGCCAACGCTGACAAAGCTGGTTGATCGAATGGTGTCTGACGGCATCGTCCACAGACAGATGGCAAGCGTCGATCAGCGGCAGGTCAACCTTGTTTTGACAGATTTGGGCAGGAAACGCGTTGAGCAAATCCGCGAGCAAGCACGACTTGAAGACGATGCGATTTTCAACAAGATCGGAAGTGAAAAAGCCGATTTACTTCGCAAAATTCTGGGTGAACTTGTTAGCTAG
- a CDS encoding substrate-binding domain-containing protein, with protein MLVANNSKSAGPGSPKVIAPSELSEIEGKLSDFPRNTFRIGLLIPMCGSAGLWAPSCISSAQVAVAQLNEKDGIDGRPVELIMIDSALEAQTPVEEVINSLIEIQAIDAIVGMHISAVRQNLSKIIRQRVPYIYTPLYEGGENTKGIFAIGDTPDRQLGPALEHFCKDMKIKNWALVGNDYVWPRSSNSYATKKLSQLSAHITYERYLPFGVSDMSSLVSEIAQSNAEAVLLSLVGQDAVTFNRAFGEAGMHDRMVRFSCAIEENGLLASGEENLKRLYSAASYFGSLATPENENFRERYYRIHGDTAPALNALGQSTYEGVQFLAGLMTAYKDDWRDKDSRSLGAIKFDSVRRSRHSKRNLNEAPIYLAKADGALFEIIKEL; from the coding sequence ATGTTGGTTGCCAATAACTCCAAAAGTGCCGGTCCGGGCTCGCCTAAGGTAATCGCGCCAAGCGAGCTAAGCGAAATCGAAGGCAAACTATCAGATTTTCCGAGGAATACGTTTCGTATTGGTTTGCTCATTCCAATGTGCGGGTCAGCGGGTTTGTGGGCGCCATCCTGTATATCTAGTGCGCAGGTCGCGGTTGCCCAGCTCAATGAGAAAGACGGAATAGATGGCCGCCCAGTCGAGCTGATCATGATTGATTCAGCACTTGAGGCGCAGACACCAGTCGAAGAAGTGATCAACTCGCTAATTGAAATTCAAGCGATTGATGCGATTGTTGGGATGCATATCAGTGCTGTGCGTCAAAACCTGAGCAAGATCATCCGGCAGCGCGTCCCCTATATCTATACCCCACTTTATGAGGGAGGTGAAAATACAAAGGGTATTTTTGCAATTGGTGACACGCCAGACCGCCAACTTGGGCCCGCGCTGGAACACTTTTGCAAAGATATGAAGATCAAGAACTGGGCGCTTGTGGGCAATGACTATGTCTGGCCGCGTTCATCGAACAGCTATGCCACCAAAAAACTATCTCAGTTGTCCGCACATATCACCTACGAGCGCTATTTGCCGTTCGGTGTCAGCGATATGTCGAGCCTTGTGTCCGAGATTGCGCAATCCAATGCTGAGGCGGTTTTGCTCTCTCTTGTTGGTCAGGATGCTGTCACGTTCAACCGCGCATTTGGTGAGGCGGGAATGCATGACCGCATGGTCCGATTTTCATGCGCGATTGAAGAGAACGGGTTGTTGGCGAGCGGTGAGGAAAATCTCAAGCGCCTGTATTCGGCGGCATCATATTTCGGGTCCTTGGCGACGCCTGAAAACGAGAATTTCCGCGAAAGATATTACCGCATTCACGGGGATACTGCGCCTGCCTTGAACGCCTTGGGCCAGTCCACCTACGAGGGTGTGCAGTTTCTGGCAGGCCTGATGACAGCCTATAAGGACGACTGGCGGGACAAGGATAGCCGCAGTCTGGGCGCGATAAAATTTGATTCCGTGCGGCGATCGCGCCATAGCAAACGGAACCTGAATGAAGCACCGATATACCTGGCCAAGGCTGACGGTGCCCTTTTTGAGATCATAAAAGAGCTATAA
- a CDS encoding SPFH domain-containing protein — protein MTWVVSIIILVVVILLGLWFLQKFYAKATLNSALVRTGLGGQKIVLSGGCIAIPILHHVQRVTMGAVTFAAERKGNQGLLTGDQLRADVAMEFEFHVESRDDAVATAAQALGSKIERGGDAIEELLSGSLVDAMQNAAAKRTLEQLHSDRSSFISDVEAAVAAKVGKLGLSLVSVSLIRVDQSDLSQFDEKNAFAAKGLRHHAELIAEQRRERVRIETETDIAVRESGLAKHQRQLEIDRTEREATIAQQEALEKLEAQSRAKKEAAKSEAEFLIEQQKLTSANQIKAAKVANDEALRRAEMAAILALEENKIENDTKLAELRTAEFKTQATEESARVAVLLAAEDVQAQKEKAVARRELETAELKLAKEIKLSTAQAKSDAETLAVKTKAEAEAAKTIAGAELAKSEAAAKAKTALIEADNSMSETLVGMRLEEKRLDRMPEIMTQMMKPVEKIDSIKINHIGGMGTPTGGSGDGGADGAFGAAMDQILGMAVRLPAMKQMGEEIGLDFDPNIAGRTADYANRIKAKDDKANK, from the coding sequence TTGACTTGGGTCGTATCCATCATCATTCTGGTCGTTGTCATTTTACTGGGCCTTTGGTTTCTCCAGAAATTCTATGCTAAGGCAACGCTGAATTCTGCTCTCGTTCGGACAGGTCTTGGTGGCCAGAAAATTGTCCTGAGTGGCGGCTGTATCGCCATTCCAATCCTGCACCATGTTCAGCGGGTGACAATGGGTGCCGTCACATTCGCGGCTGAGCGTAAGGGCAACCAAGGCCTCCTGACTGGGGATCAATTGCGTGCCGATGTCGCAATGGAGTTTGAGTTCCACGTTGAGAGCCGCGACGACGCTGTCGCAACTGCCGCACAGGCGCTAGGATCAAAAATTGAGCGAGGTGGAGACGCCATCGAAGAGTTGCTGTCGGGTTCTTTGGTGGATGCGATGCAAAACGCAGCAGCGAAACGCACGCTTGAGCAGCTGCATTCTGACCGCTCAAGTTTCATATCTGATGTTGAAGCCGCGGTGGCCGCGAAAGTTGGAAAATTAGGGCTGTCCCTTGTTTCTGTTTCATTAATCCGTGTCGATCAAAGCGATTTATCGCAGTTTGACGAGAAAAACGCGTTTGCGGCTAAGGGGCTGCGTCATCACGCTGAACTGATCGCAGAGCAGCGCCGCGAGCGGGTTCGCATCGAAACGGAAACCGATATCGCCGTGCGGGAAAGCGGGTTGGCCAAGCACCAACGACAACTTGAAATTGACCGCACCGAACGAGAGGCGACAATCGCGCAGCAAGAGGCGCTTGAAAAGCTCGAAGCGCAATCGCGAGCGAAGAAGGAGGCGGCCAAGTCTGAAGCCGAGTTTTTGATCGAGCAGCAAAAACTGACCTCTGCCAACCAGATCAAGGCGGCCAAAGTCGCAAATGACGAGGCGCTGCGCCGCGCAGAGATGGCGGCCATTCTCGCGCTGGAAGAAAACAAAATCGAGAATGACACGAAGCTGGCCGAGTTGCGGACTGCGGAATTCAAAACGCAGGCAACAGAGGAATCCGCGCGGGTCGCGGTTCTTTTGGCGGCAGAGGATGTTCAGGCCCAGAAAGAAAAGGCCGTCGCGCGGCGCGAACTTGAAACGGCCGAACTGAAGCTCGCAAAAGAAATCAAACTCAGCACGGCTCAGGCCAAGAGTGATGCCGAAACACTGGCTGTTAAGACCAAGGCCGAGGCGGAGGCTGCCAAGACAATCGCCGGCGCTGAGTTGGCCAAATCCGAGGCTGCAGCAAAGGCCAAGACGGCCCTGATAGAGGCCGACAACTCGATGAGTGAAACGCTTGTCGGGATGCGCCTTGAGGAGAAACGTCTGGATCGTATGCCCGAGATCATGACGCAGATGATGAAGCCTGTTGAAAAGATCGACTCGATCAAAATCAACCACATCGGAGGGATGGGCACGCCAACTGGCGGCTCAGGCGATGGGGGTGCTGACGGGGCGTTTGGAGCGGCGATGGATCAGATATTGGGCATGGCCGTTCGGTTGCCCGCCATGAAGCAAATGGGAGAGGAGATCGGACTTGATTTCGATCCCAATATTGCAGGCCGCACGGCCGATTACGCCAACCGCATCAAGGCAAAAGACGACAAAGCAAATAAGTGA
- a CDS encoding transporter substrate-binding protein: MTNLNRRKFLGTGAALTGAAMMPSFVMAGETIKLGSILDTSGPFDAYGKPMDIAMRLAVDQINADGGLLGKQVEVISYDTQSDMALYTQYGQQLTRQDQVDVVHGGILSASREAIRQTMRRTETLYFYNVLYEGGVCDRNIFINGVTPAQQVEALVPYAMGKSGQKVYILAADYNYGQYMASWIQKFVADNGGETVGVDFFPLDVADFGSTIAKIQTAAPDLVIAPLVGGNHLSFFRQWAAAGMKDRIPLASTTLGVGNEHKVLTPEEGNGIMVAYNYSQELDSPENKKFKEAWAAANDGDQSMHEIAVSNYHGILTWAEGVRQAGSLDRDAIIDALETGISITGPGGVVTVDPKTHHAVLDVHVMEIQDQQMKVIETLPQRQPIDTQAVCDLEANPDDNTQYEIEI; this comes from the coding sequence ATGACAAATCTCAATCGACGTAAATTTCTGGGAACCGGCGCGGCACTGACCGGCGCTGCGATGATGCCAAGCTTTGTGATGGCTGGTGAGACGATCAAACTCGGGTCCATTCTGGATACATCAGGCCCCTTTGACGCCTATGGTAAGCCGATGGATATCGCCATGCGTTTAGCGGTCGATCAAATCAATGCGGATGGTGGATTACTGGGCAAGCAAGTCGAAGTTATCTCATATGATACGCAATCTGACATGGCGCTTTACACGCAGTATGGCCAACAGCTCACCCGTCAGGACCAGGTTGATGTGGTCCACGGTGGCATCCTGTCTGCGTCCCGCGAGGCGATCCGTCAGACCATGCGCAGGACAGAGACGCTTTATTTCTACAACGTGCTTTATGAAGGCGGCGTCTGCGATAGAAACATCTTTATCAACGGCGTGACACCAGCACAGCAAGTCGAAGCCTTGGTGCCTTATGCGATGGGGAAATCGGGTCAGAAGGTTTATATTCTTGCCGCTGATTACAACTACGGTCAGTACATGGCGAGCTGGATCCAGAAATTTGTCGCCGATAATGGTGGTGAGACTGTCGGCGTTGACTTTTTCCCGCTCGATGTTGCTGACTTTGGTTCAACGATTGCCAAGATCCAGACGGCTGCGCCCGACCTTGTGATTGCTCCGCTCGTTGGGGGCAATCACTTGTCATTCTTCCGTCAATGGGCAGCCGCTGGCATGAAGGATCGCATTCCACTCGCCTCGACAACTTTGGGTGTCGGCAACGAGCACAAGGTTCTGACGCCCGAAGAAGGCAACGGGATCATGGTTGCTTACAATTACTCGCAGGAATTGGACTCGCCCGAAAACAAAAAGTTCAAAGAGGCGTGGGCCGCTGCCAATGACGGCGACCAGAGCATGCATGAAATCGCAGTATCCAACTACCACGGTATCCTGACGTGGGCCGAGGGTGTTCGCCAAGCGGGATCGCTTGATCGTGACGCCATCATTGACGCGCTGGAAACCGGTATTTCGATTACTGGCCCCGGCGGTGTTGTGACGGTCGACCCCAAAACACACCACGCGGTGCTTGATGTGCATGTGATGGAGATTCAAGACCAGCAAATGAAGGTCATTGAAACGCTCCCACAGCGGCAGCCAATTGATACGCAGGCCGTCTGCGATCTTGAGGCTAACCCGGACGACAACACACAATACGAGATCGAAATCTAG
- a CDS encoding branched-chain amino acid ABC transporter permease: protein MDLFVVILVEILYAIASLALISAGLAVVFGMMKVINLAHGEFMMMGGYATITAVNLGVNVFVAMLIIAPLVVGLIGLIVERLVIRHLYGRLVDTMLATWGLSLFFIGAVTMIFGNTTTSITTPIKGFTVGNYQINGYNFFIIFVTICLLIGIYVLLKTTRMGLIARGTMQESNIAAALGYSPDRIYMTTFFCGSALSGLAGAILAPLVGLVPTSGGIYIAKAFITVIAGGPSLIAGLVSSSGLFGLVNQVFTFAISPVIGEVALLVTAVVLLRLLPQGVTGKFFKGKM, encoded by the coding sequence ATGGATCTATTTGTCGTTATCTTGGTGGAAATCCTCTACGCTATTGCCTCGTTGGCGTTGATCAGCGCCGGCCTTGCCGTCGTTTTTGGCATGATGAAGGTGATCAACCTGGCGCATGGCGAATTCATGATGATGGGCGGATATGCGACGATCACGGCCGTTAATCTGGGTGTGAATGTCTTTGTTGCGATGCTGATAATTGCGCCGTTGGTCGTCGGGCTGATAGGCTTGATCGTCGAGAGGCTGGTTATCCGCCATCTTTATGGGCGGTTGGTCGACACGATGTTGGCAACTTGGGGCCTTAGCTTGTTTTTCATCGGCGCCGTTACGATGATATTTGGCAATACCACAACGAGCATTACGACCCCGATTAAGGGTTTCACCGTCGGAAACTACCAAATCAACGGGTACAACTTCTTTATTATCTTTGTCACAATCTGCCTGCTGATCGGCATCTATGTCCTGCTCAAGACGACACGGATGGGGCTCATCGCCCGAGGTACCATGCAGGAATCCAACATTGCCGCGGCCCTTGGATATAGCCCTGATCGCATCTACATGACGACGTTCTTTTGTGGGTCAGCGTTGTCAGGTCTGGCGGGCGCGATCCTTGCGCCCTTGGTCGGGTTGGTGCCGACGTCTGGGGGGATTTATATCGCAAAGGCATTCATCACCGTCATTGCTGGTGGGCCGTCTCTCATTGCGGGCCTTGTCAGTAGTTCGGGTCTCTTTGGCCTCGTCAATCAGGTCTTCACGTTTGCTATCTCGCCGGTGATCGGCGAAGTCGCTCTGCTTGTCACAGCCGTGGTCCTGCTGCGCTTGCTACCACAGGGCGTTACGGGCAAGTTTTTCAAGGGGAAGATGTAA